In the Pseudolabrys taiwanensis genome, one interval contains:
- a CDS encoding DUF305 domain-containing protein produces the protein MHYNRFAAMIATSTVLMFGMMYLNTYAVDHIAFSQTRTWMALMMGAAMAVIMIGFMWDMYENKRVNAAIAVGSIIVFALALGLVRSQQTVSDVAYMKAMIPHHSIAIMTSERAHIRDPEVRKLADGIIDAQVREIAQMKKLIARLEAQPVAADAPDLPSYRAKGAPPPPPETDQSTGIDTLKVPRINY, from the coding sequence ATGCATTACAACCGTTTCGCAGCGATGATCGCCACGTCGACCGTTCTGATGTTCGGGATGATGTATCTCAATACATATGCGGTCGATCACATCGCGTTCAGTCAGACGCGAACATGGATGGCGCTCATGATGGGCGCCGCCATGGCGGTGATCATGATCGGCTTCATGTGGGACATGTATGAGAACAAGCGGGTGAACGCCGCCATCGCCGTCGGCAGCATCATCGTGTTCGCTCTCGCCCTAGGACTGGTCCGGAGCCAGCAGACGGTGAGTGACGTCGCGTACATGAAGGCCATGATCCCCCATCATTCGATCGCCATCATGACGAGCGAGCGCGCCCACATCCGCGACCCCGAAGTGCGCAAGCTGGCCGACGGCATTATCGACGCGCAGGTGCGCGAGATCGCGCAAATGAAAAAGCTGATCGCGCGCCTGGAAGCACAGCCCGTGGCCGCGGACGCGCCGGACCTACCCTCCTATCGCGCGAAGGGCGCGCCTCCGCCTCCGCCGGAGACGGACCAGAGCACGGGCATCGATACGCTGAAGGTGCCGCGCATCAATTATTGA
- a CDS encoding ParB-like protein: MSNFARDPILTPVPILDLRPTQITVGMREVDEKRNLLRKRGATKIGNFLGDHMIPVILGPKQRHYVIDHHHLSLALHKEGVKKVLVTIVADLSALDPEDFWIVLDHRAWVHPYDQEGRRRDFAKIPKSIEKLKDDPFRSLAGELRRLGGYAKDTTPFSEFLWADFLRRRMPVKMIQRDFSTALETAMKFAKSQDAHYLPGWCGPVA, translated from the coding sequence ATGAGCAACTTCGCGCGCGATCCTATCCTGACACCTGTCCCCATCCTCGACCTGCGGCCGACCCAGATCACGGTCGGCATGCGGGAGGTCGACGAGAAGCGCAACCTTCTGCGCAAGCGCGGCGCAACGAAGATCGGCAATTTTCTCGGCGACCACATGATCCCGGTCATCCTGGGGCCGAAGCAACGTCATTACGTCATCGACCATCACCATCTTTCGCTGGCCTTGCACAAGGAGGGCGTGAAAAAGGTGCTGGTGACCATCGTCGCCGATCTGAGCGCGCTCGATCCGGAAGATTTCTGGATCGTGCTCGACCATCGCGCTTGGGTGCATCCTTACGATCAGGAGGGCCGGCGGCGCGACTTCGCGAAGATTCCGAAGTCGATCGAGAAGCTGAAGGACGATCCGTTCCGCAGCCTGGCCGGCGAATTGCGGCGGCTGGGGGGTTACGCCAAGGACACGACGCCGTTCAGCGAGTTCTTGTGGGCGGATTTCTTGCGGCGTCGCATGCCGGTCAAGATGATACAGCGCGACTTTTCCACCGCGCTTGAAACGGCGATGAAGTTCGCCAAGAGCCAGGACGCCCATTATTTGCCCGGCTGGTGTGGTCCCGTGGCTTGA
- the glyS gene encoding glycine--tRNA ligase subunit beta, whose product MPDLLLELFSEEIPARMQARAADDLRKMVTDRLVAAGLVYEGAKAFATPRRLALTVHGVPVQQPDLKEERKGPKVGAPEQAIAGFLRAVGLASIDQAKVQADKKGDFYIAVTEKKGRPAIDVIAEIVPEVVRAFPWPKSMRWGAASAKPGALNWVRPLHSIIATFGPETEDPEIVRFDVDGVAVGNETRGHRFMAPGAFTVKRFDDYVEKLHAAKVVLDPQRRADIILADAKNLAFAQGYELVEDEGLLAEVSGLVEWPVVLMGSFDQAFLAIPDEVIRATIRANQKCFVLRDPQTAKLVNKFILIANIEATDHGAAIVAGNERVIRARLSDAKFFYETDLKTRLEERLPKFSQIVFHEKLGTQAERIDRIVALAGQLAPLVGADVAKAERAAQLCKADLLTEVVGEFPELQGLMGRYYAEAQNEDEAVAHACEDHYKPKGPDDLVPADPVSVAVALADKIDTLVGFWAIDEKPTGSKDPYALRRAALGVIRIVLDNALRLRLLEIAATHFGVMAGLVPAIHALSESKKDVDARDKRGHDGASGDLLSFFADRLKVQLREHGARHDLVDAVFALEGQDDLLMIVRRVEALGKFLDTDDGKNLLAGVKRASNILGIEEKKDKRSYSGAPDAALLVEPEEKALASAIAAAKAEANAAVAKEDFAAAMSVLAKLRPAVDAFFDKVKVNADDKAVRENRLKLLNEIREATRAVADFSRIEG is encoded by the coding sequence ATGCCCGACCTTCTGCTCGAACTGTTCTCCGAAGAAATCCCAGCGCGCATGCAGGCGCGCGCGGCCGACGACCTGCGCAAAATGGTCACCGACCGGCTGGTGGCGGCCGGCCTCGTCTACGAGGGCGCCAAGGCCTTCGCGACGCCGCGGCGGCTGGCGCTGACCGTGCACGGCGTGCCGGTGCAGCAGCCGGACCTCAAGGAAGAGCGCAAGGGCCCCAAGGTTGGCGCGCCCGAGCAGGCGATCGCCGGCTTCCTGCGCGCGGTGGGGCTCGCCTCGATCGATCAGGCCAAGGTCCAGGCCGACAAGAAGGGCGACTTCTACATCGCCGTCACCGAGAAGAAGGGTCGGCCGGCGATCGACGTGATCGCCGAGATCGTGCCGGAGGTGGTACGCGCGTTCCCCTGGCCGAAGTCGATGCGCTGGGGCGCGGCGTCGGCCAAGCCCGGCGCGCTCAACTGGGTGCGGCCGCTGCATTCGATCATCGCGACCTTCGGGCCGGAGACGGAAGACCCGGAGATCGTGCGTTTCGATGTGGACGGCGTCGCGGTCGGCAATGAGACGCGCGGCCACCGCTTCATGGCGCCCGGCGCCTTCACGGTGAAACGCTTCGACGACTACGTCGAGAAGCTGCACGCCGCCAAGGTGGTGCTCGATCCGCAGCGCCGCGCCGACATCATTCTCGCCGACGCCAAGAACCTCGCCTTCGCCCAAGGTTATGAACTGGTCGAGGACGAAGGGCTGCTGGCGGAAGTGTCCGGCCTCGTCGAATGGCCGGTGGTGCTGATGGGCTCGTTCGACCAAGCCTTCCTGGCGATCCCGGACGAAGTGATCCGCGCCACCATCCGCGCCAACCAGAAATGCTTCGTGCTGCGCGATCCGCAGACGGCCAAGCTCGTCAACAAGTTCATCCTGATCGCCAATATCGAGGCGACCGACCACGGCGCGGCCATTGTCGCCGGCAACGAGCGCGTCATCCGCGCGCGGCTGTCGGATGCCAAGTTCTTCTACGAGACCGATCTCAAGACGCGGCTGGAAGAGCGGCTGCCGAAGTTCTCGCAGATCGTGTTCCACGAGAAGCTGGGCACGCAAGCGGAGCGTATTGACCGCATCGTCGCGCTGGCCGGGCAGCTTGCGCCGCTGGTCGGCGCCGATGTCGCCAAGGCCGAGCGCGCGGCGCAGTTGTGTAAGGCGGATTTGCTCACCGAAGTGGTCGGCGAATTCCCCGAGCTTCAGGGCCTGATGGGCCGCTATTACGCCGAGGCGCAGAACGAAGACGAAGCCGTCGCGCACGCCTGCGAGGATCACTACAAGCCGAAGGGCCCGGACGATCTGGTGCCGGCCGATCCGGTGTCGGTCGCGGTGGCGCTCGCCGACAAGATCGACACGCTCGTCGGCTTCTGGGCCATTGATGAAAAGCCGACGGGGAGCAAGGACCCTTATGCGCTGCGTAGGGCGGCGCTGGGGGTCATCCGCATCGTGCTCGACAATGCGTTGCGGCTGCGCCTGCTGGAGATCGCGGCCACGCATTTCGGCGTCATGGCCGGGCTTGTCCCGGCCATCCACGCCTTGAGCGAAAGTAAGAAAGACGTGGATGCCCGCGACAAGCGCGGGCATGACGGAGCAAGTGGCGATCTTCTCTCTTTCTTCGCCGACCGCCTGAAAGTCCAACTGCGCGAGCACGGCGCGCGGCACGATCTCGTTGATGCGGTGTTCGCGCTCGAGGGCCAGGACGATCTGTTGATGATCGTCCGCCGCGTCGAGGCGCTCGGCAAATTCCTCGACACCGACGACGGCAAGAACCTGCTCGCTGGCGTCAAGCGTGCGTCGAACATCCTCGGCATCGAGGAGAAGAAGGACAAGCGCAGCTACAGCGGCGCACCGGATGCGGCCTTGCTGGTCGAGCCCGAGGAAAAAGCGCTGGCGTCGGCCATCGCCGCCGCCAAGGCGGAAGCCAACGCTGCCGTCGCCAAGGAAGACTTCGCCGCCGCCATGAGCGTGCTAGCCAAGCTTCGCCCGGCCGTCGACGCCTTCTTCGACAAGGTCAAGGTGAACGCGGACGACAAGGCCGTGCGTGAGAACCGTCTCAAGCTGCTCAACGAGATCCGCGAAGCGACGCGCGCCGTGGCGGATTTCTCCCGCATCGAAGGCTAG
- a CDS encoding DUF2207 domain-containing protein, with amino-acid sequence MTRLGQFARVAVAALTLWLGSFSPGFAAEIIHAFDSTVVVAKDGELTVTERIRVRAEGASIRRGIFRDFPLTFTDAQGKRREVSFTLLDVTRDGKPEPHFTEHKGNNVLRIYAGDKNTLLQAGDYTYVIRYRTARQVRWFDGKPELNWNVTGNFWTFPITAASYRLELADHMRPTRWTAFTGPRGARGTDWRGAIDADGTLAVSTTRPLRAGEGLTVVAALPEGAVAPPTQSDEFWYALVDNRAWILGGLGFLLVFGYYVAAWTAVGRDPKRGTIIPLFYPPKDISPALANYIENWGFGREKWRAFTAAALSLAVKGLIRFDNKGGKLILKRTDREPEGGVAALPAGERAIESWLIDRRGTVEIGSDNGTSIAATGAIFDASIESENKNRFFRRNVGYVMFGLLMTIAVIVGVIAFGGLQDEDILIIVFSAFAGFWLGIFLVPIIMTVTGVNSFATAVRAALTLIVLGIFGAIAYTVVQNFLPNGLVSLLPEALYFIEGHPLPFLLVGGFAALNGLFVYLMRAPTALGRPIMDQLAGFKLYLQTAESDRLNLQAPEITAERFEALLPYAVALDVEKPWSNAFAAALKRAHPEDADPMRHYQPVWTSGSWSSANFGSAVASTVASASSALSSAVPVSSSSSGFSSGGGGSGGGGGGGGGGGW; translated from the coding sequence ATGACACGGCTCGGACAATTCGCGCGGGTCGCGGTGGCTGCGCTGACGCTGTGGCTCGGCAGCTTCAGTCCAGGTTTCGCGGCCGAAATTATTCATGCATTCGACTCGACGGTCGTGGTCGCCAAGGATGGCGAGCTCACCGTCACCGAGCGCATCCGCGTGCGCGCGGAAGGCGCGAGCATCAGGCGCGGCATCTTCCGCGATTTTCCGCTCACCTTCACCGATGCGCAGGGCAAACGGCGGGAGGTCTCGTTCACGCTGCTTGACGTGACGCGCGACGGCAAACCGGAGCCGCATTTCACCGAGCACAAGGGCAACAATGTCCTGCGCATCTACGCCGGCGACAAGAACACGCTGCTGCAGGCCGGCGACTACACCTATGTGATCCGCTATCGCACCGCGCGTCAGGTACGATGGTTCGACGGCAAGCCGGAATTGAACTGGAACGTCACCGGCAATTTCTGGACTTTCCCGATCACGGCCGCGAGCTATCGCCTCGAACTCGCCGATCACATGCGCCCGACGCGCTGGACGGCCTTCACCGGTCCGCGCGGCGCGCGCGGCACCGACTGGCGCGGCGCGATTGATGCGGACGGCACTCTCGCCGTTTCGACGACGCGGCCGTTGCGCGCCGGCGAGGGGCTCACGGTCGTCGCGGCGCTGCCGGAGGGCGCGGTCGCGCCGCCGACGCAGTCCGATGAGTTCTGGTACGCGCTGGTCGACAACCGCGCCTGGATCCTCGGCGGCCTCGGCTTCCTGCTCGTGTTCGGCTACTACGTCGCCGCATGGACCGCGGTCGGCCGCGATCCCAAGCGCGGCACCATCATCCCGCTGTTCTATCCGCCCAAGGATATCTCGCCGGCGCTCGCCAACTACATCGAGAACTGGGGCTTCGGCCGCGAGAAATGGCGCGCCTTCACGGCGGCGGCACTGTCGTTAGCGGTGAAGGGGCTCATCCGCTTCGACAACAAGGGCGGCAAGCTGATCCTCAAGCGCACCGACCGCGAACCGGAAGGCGGCGTGGCGGCTTTGCCGGCGGGCGAGCGCGCGATCGAGTCCTGGCTCATCGATCGGCGTGGCACGGTGGAGATCGGCAGCGACAATGGCACCAGCATTGCCGCCACCGGCGCCATCTTCGACGCCAGCATCGAGTCGGAGAACAAGAACCGCTTCTTCCGGCGCAATGTCGGCTACGTGATGTTCGGTCTCCTGATGACGATCGCGGTCATCGTCGGCGTCATCGCATTCGGCGGCCTGCAGGACGAAGACATCCTGATTATCGTCTTCTCCGCCTTCGCCGGCTTCTGGCTCGGCATTTTCCTCGTGCCGATCATCATGACGGTGACCGGCGTAAACAGCTTCGCCACCGCGGTGCGCGCGGCGCTGACGTTGATCGTGCTCGGCATCTTCGGCGCCATTGCCTACACCGTCGTGCAGAACTTCCTGCCCAACGGTTTGGTCAGCCTGCTGCCCGAGGCGCTGTACTTCATCGAGGGGCACCCGCTGCCGTTCCTGCTCGTCGGCGGCTTTGCCGCGCTCAACGGCTTGTTCGTCTACCTCATGCGCGCGCCGACCGCGCTCGGCCGGCCGATCATGGACCAGCTCGCCGGCTTCAAGTTGTATCTGCAGACGGCCGAATCCGATCGGCTCAACCTGCAGGCGCCGGAGATCACCGCCGAGCGTTTTGAGGCGCTGCTGCCCTATGCGGTCGCGCTCGACGTCGAGAAGCCATGGTCGAACGCCTTCGCGGCGGCGCTCAAGCGGGCGCATCCCGAGGACGCCGACCCGATGCGGCACTATCAGCCGGTGTGGACCAGCGGTTCGTGGTCCAGCGCCAATTTCGGCAGCGCCGTCGCCTCGACCGTGGCGAGTGCCTCGAGCGCGCTGTCGAGCGCCGTGCCGGTTTCGTCCTCCTCGTCCGGCTTTTCCTCCGGGGGCGGTGGTTCGGGAGGCGGGGGTGGCGGTGGTGGCGGCGGCGGGTGGTGA
- a CDS encoding DUF3096 domain-containing protein, which translates to MVIGVSHLQPVVALIAGILILLMPRLLNYIVALYLIVIGIIGLGIIR; encoded by the coding sequence ATGGTTATTGGCGTTTCGCATCTGCAGCCCGTCGTGGCGCTCATTGCCGGGATCCTCATTCTCCTGATGCCGCGGCTCCTGAACTACATCGTCGCGCTCTACCTGATTGTGATTGGCATTATCGGCCTGGGAATTATCCGCTGA
- a CDS encoding MgtC/SapB family protein, protein MSALEITLRLLAAAICGAAVGLNRNFHGKATGVRTLAVVALGSAIAVMAADDVGGDGDATRAVQGILTGIGFLGAGVIIRGNVAERVHGLTTAASTWLTACLGIACALTDWRLIVPGLALTIVVLMWGGDFEKAVRRRFMPADDDMRPPPPTSRS, encoded by the coding sequence ATGTCGGCTCTAGAGATCACCCTTCGCCTGCTGGCGGCCGCGATCTGCGGCGCGGCGGTCGGTCTCAACCGGAATTTTCACGGCAAGGCGACGGGCGTGCGCACGCTGGCGGTGGTCGCGCTCGGTTCGGCCATCGCCGTGATGGCGGCCGATGATGTCGGCGGCGACGGCGATGCCACACGCGCGGTGCAAGGCATTCTCACCGGCATCGGCTTTCTCGGTGCAGGTGTCATCATCCGTGGCAATGTCGCCGAACGGGTGCATGGTCTGACGACCGCGGCGAGCACTTGGCTCACTGCCTGCCTCGGCATAGCCTGCGCGCTGACCGACTGGCGGCTCATTGTGCCGGGTCTCGCGCTGACGATCGTCGTTCTCATGTGGGGCGGCGACTTCGAAAAAGCGGTGCGACGGCGCTTCATGCCGGCCGACGATGACATGCGGCCGCCTCCGCCGACGAGCAGGAGCTGA
- the ppdK gene encoding pyruvate, phosphate dikinase → MAKKKSLRVAAKAKKPAVRQAAVKKPAKAKAAKPAVKAASAPKGKWVYSFGGGKAEGKPNQRNLLGGKGAGLAEMANLGLPVPPGFTITTDVCTYYYANKQQYPKELAAQVEKALAQVGKITGKVFGDKNNPLLVSVRSGARASMPGMMDTVLNLGLNDETVEALAQKSGDRRFAYDSYRRFITMYSDVVLGVGHEHFEELLDHHKERQGYTLDTDLTADDWAELVVRYKKRVRDELGKDFPQDPSEQLWGAIGAVFSSWMNQRAITYRKLHNIPESWGTAVNVQAMVFGNMGETSATGVAFTRNPSTGEKKLYGEFLINAQGEDVVAGIRTPQEISEAARKEAGSDKPSMEKALPDAYAELTRIYNKLEKHYRDMQDLEFTVEQGKLWMLQTRNGKRTARAALRIAVELANEGLITKNEAVLRVEPLALDQLLHPTIDPKAHRKVIATGLPASPGAATGEIIFSSDEAAALKDNGKKVVLVRVETSPEDIHGMHAAEGILTTRGGMTSHAAVVARGMGKPCVSGAGQIRVDYAAGTLTAGGQVFKKGDFITVDGSTGQVLAGKVDMIEPQLSGEFATLIGWADKVRKLGVRANADTPTDAKAAVRFGAEGIGLCRTEHMFFEADRIQAVREMILADDEQVRRAALAKILPMQREDFVQLFEIMAGRPVTIRLLDPPLHEFLPHGEEEIAEVAKAMGADPKKLEHRAKELAEFNPMLGFRGCRIAIAYPEIAEMQARAIFEAAVEAAKRTGKPVVPEVMVPLIATKAELDLVKARIDAMAQAVKNETGAKVNYQVGTMIELPRASLMAGEIAESAEFFSFGTNDLTQTTFGISRDDAASFLGIYTARGILPSDPFVSIDQQGVGELVKIGVERGRKVRSKLKVGICGEHGGDPASVAFCHEAKLDYVSCSPFRVPIARLAAAQAALGKGAASQA, encoded by the coding sequence ATGGCGAAGAAAAAATCCCTGCGTGTCGCCGCCAAGGCGAAGAAGCCGGCTGTCCGTCAGGCGGCCGTGAAGAAGCCGGCGAAGGCCAAGGCGGCAAAGCCGGCCGTCAAAGCGGCCAGCGCGCCGAAGGGCAAATGGGTCTATTCGTTCGGCGGCGGTAAAGCCGAGGGCAAGCCCAATCAGCGTAATCTGTTGGGCGGCAAGGGCGCCGGCCTCGCCGAAATGGCCAATCTCGGCCTTCCAGTCCCGCCGGGCTTCACCATCACCACCGACGTCTGCACCTACTACTACGCCAATAAGCAGCAGTACCCCAAGGAGCTCGCCGCCCAGGTCGAGAAGGCGCTGGCGCAGGTCGGCAAGATCACCGGCAAGGTGTTCGGCGACAAGAACAACCCGCTGCTCGTCTCGGTGCGGTCGGGCGCGAGAGCCTCGATGCCGGGCATGATGGATACCGTGCTCAACCTCGGCCTCAACGACGAGACCGTGGAAGCGTTGGCGCAGAAATCGGGCGACCGCCGTTTCGCCTATGACAGCTACCGCCGCTTCATCACCATGTATTCCGACGTCGTGCTCGGCGTCGGCCACGAGCACTTCGAAGAACTGCTCGATCACCACAAGGAGCGTCAAGGCTACACGCTCGACACCGATCTCACCGCCGACGATTGGGCGGAGCTCGTCGTGCGCTACAAGAAGCGCGTGCGCGACGAACTGGGCAAGGACTTCCCGCAGGACCCGAGCGAGCAGCTCTGGGGCGCCATCGGCGCGGTGTTCTCATCCTGGATGAACCAGCGCGCGATCACCTATCGCAAGCTCCACAACATCCCCGAGAGCTGGGGCACCGCCGTGAACGTGCAGGCCATGGTGTTCGGCAACATGGGCGAGACGTCGGCCACGGGCGTCGCCTTCACGCGCAATCCGTCGACCGGCGAAAAGAAGCTCTACGGCGAATTCCTGATCAACGCGCAGGGCGAGGACGTCGTCGCCGGCATCCGCACGCCGCAGGAAATCAGCGAGGCCGCGCGCAAGGAAGCCGGCTCCGACAAGCCGTCGATGGAGAAGGCGCTGCCTGATGCCTATGCCGAGCTGACGCGCATCTACAACAAGCTCGAGAAGCACTACCGCGACATGCAGGACCTTGAGTTCACGGTCGAGCAGGGCAAGCTGTGGATGCTGCAGACGCGTAATGGCAAGCGCACCGCGCGCGCCGCATTGCGCATTGCCGTCGAGCTCGCCAACGAGGGTCTCATCACCAAGAACGAGGCGGTGCTGCGCGTCGAGCCGTTGGCGCTCGATCAGCTTCTGCACCCGACCATCGATCCGAAAGCGCACCGCAAGGTGATCGCCACCGGCCTGCCGGCATCGCCCGGCGCCGCCACCGGCGAGATCATCTTCTCGTCGGACGAAGCGGCTGCGCTCAAGGATAACGGCAAGAAGGTCGTGCTGGTACGTGTCGAGACCTCGCCCGAGGACATCCACGGCATGCACGCCGCCGAAGGCATTCTGACGACCCGCGGCGGCATGACTTCGCACGCCGCCGTGGTCGCGCGCGGCATGGGCAAGCCTTGCGTCTCCGGCGCCGGCCAGATCCGCGTCGATTACGCGGCGGGCACGCTGACCGCCGGCGGCCAGGTGTTCAAGAAGGGCGACTTCATCACCGTCGACGGTTCGACCGGCCAGGTGCTGGCCGGCAAGGTCGACATGATCGAGCCGCAGCTGTCCGGCGAGTTCGCCACCTTGATCGGCTGGGCCGACAAGGTGCGCAAGCTCGGCGTCCGCGCCAATGCCGACACGCCGACCGACGCCAAGGCAGCCGTGCGTTTCGGCGCCGAAGGCATCGGCCTCTGCCGCACCGAGCACATGTTCTTCGAGGCGGACCGCATCCAGGCGGTGCGCGAAATGATCCTCGCCGACGACGAGCAGGTGCGCCGCGCCGCGCTCGCGAAGATCCTGCCAATGCAGCGCGAGGACTTCGTTCAGCTGTTCGAGATCATGGCCGGACGCCCGGTGACGATCCGTCTGCTCGATCCGCCGCTGCACGAGTTCCTGCCGCATGGCGAGGAGGAAATCGCCGAAGTGGCCAAGGCCATGGGCGCCGATCCGAAGAAGCTCGAGCACCGCGCTAAGGAGCTGGCCGAGTTCAATCCGATGCTCGGCTTCCGCGGCTGCCGTATCGCCATTGCCTATCCGGAAATCGCGGAGATGCAGGCGCGCGCGATCTTCGAGGCGGCGGTCGAAGCCGCCAAGCGCACCGGCAAGCCGGTGGTGCCGGAAGTGATGGTGCCGCTGATCGCGACCAAGGCCGAGCTCGATCTGGTCAAGGCGCGCATCGATGCCATGGCGCAGGCCGTGAAAAACGAAACCGGCGCCAAGGTGAACTACCAGGTCGGCACCATGATCGAATTGCCGCGCGCTTCGCTGATGGCCGGGGAGATTGCCGAGTCCGCTGAGTTCTTCTCCTTCGGCACCAACGATCTGACGCAGACGACCTTCGGCATCTCGCGCGACGATGCGGCGAGCTTCCTCGGCATCTACACCGCGCGCGGCATCCTGCCGTCCGATCCCTTCGTGTCGATCGACCAGCAGGGTGTCGGCGAGTTGGTGAAGATCGGCGTCGAGCGCGGCCGCAAGGTTCGTTCGAAGCTGAAGGTCGGCATCTGTGGCGAACACGGCGGCGATCCCGCGTCGGTCGCCTTCTGCCACGAGGCCAAGCTCGACTACGTCTCGTGCTCGCCGTTCCGCGTGCCGATCGCGCGCCTTGCCGCGGCGCAGGCAGCGCTCGGCAAGGGCGCCGCGAGCCAGGCGTAG